Part of the Nostoc edaphicum CCNP1411 genome, GGCATTTCATCCCGGTCAGCAGATGATTGAAGAATCTTTGCTTGTGTGACTCAAACTGCGAGTTGGCAGACATCTTAGCAGCACGATTGTACGTTTTTGCGCCAGAGATATTACAAGCTTCTAACGCTTTTTCTAAATTATTATGAATAACCTGAAAAGCATCGGAGTAGCTATTGTAAATCCGTTCCTGCGTGGGCGTTAAATCAATGTAGAGAGTTTGATACTCAACTCCCTCGAATGAAAGGCTCCGCGCCAGATACAGTCCCAAAGCCTTGAGATCCCTGGCGACCACTTCCATCGCAGCGATACCACCGCCCTCAATGGATTCCACAAAATCCTCACGGGAGGTAAACGGAAAGTCGCCCGTCTGCCAAAGCCCCAGACGATTTGCATAAGATAGGTTAGAAACCTTCGTCGCTCCAGTCGCGGAGACATAGACAACTCTTGCCCCAGGTAAAGCATTTTGCAACCGCAGCCCAATAATGCCTTGCTGGGATGCTGCAACCATGCCCAGTTTACCCTCTTGCGCCATTGCGTTACCCATACTGTGGCACTCGTCATAGGCGATCGCTCCCTCAAAGTCCTTGCCTGCCCACTCAACGATTTGCTTGAGCCGACTTTTACCGTTCTTTTGAGAGCGAAGAGTTGAGTACGTGCAGAACAGAATACCTTGGGTGAAAGGGATGGGGTCGCCAAGTTTGATGTTGCTCAGGTCAATGATATCTTTTTCACTACCTCCGAGCGCACACCAATCTCTACGTGCGTCCTCAATAAGAGCAGAACTCTTTGATACCCAAATGGCTTTTCTTCGTTCCTGACACCAGTTGTCGAGGATGATTCCTGCACATTGTCTTCCTTTCCCCGCGCCTGTCCCATCGCCTAAGAACCAGCCACGACGAAATTTTACGGCATTTTCTTCGCCAGTTGCCGCTACAGTCACATTATCCCATGAATCATCCACAATATAAGACCCAGACAGAAATTCACAGTGAGCCTGACCTGCGTAAATAACGCTCTCAAGTTGTGCTTCTGATAACAAGCCTTGTGTAACAATGTTTTGTGGGAGATGTGGTTTGTAAGTGGGAGCGGGGGGCGAAACAAGTGCTAGGGCTGCACTTTCGCACAGTAGGGACGGATGAGCTAAAGCATCTTTAATTCTGATTCGCTGTGGGCGATAGGTTTCATATAAAGTATCTTTGAGTCCTTCTGTAGCAGACCATTCGATAACCTCATACTCCAACACTACTACGTCGTCTGGAAGAAAGGAGACTGTTTCTGGTTGTGCAACTGTAATACGCTTTGGCAATTGAACGACAATTGCCTTCGCAGCAGCTTTGACTTTTTCTGAGCGTTCCCACAAAGATCGCTTAGGTAATTGCTCAATCAACGCTAGCAGTTCGGGCAAGTCCAAGGTTTCGGAAATACAGGGGATGTCACTGTGATTATCAGCCGGAACCTTGTCAATTACTGTGATTCTGGTATCGATTTGTGTACCATGTTTTGAGTAAACCTTGCCGTTAACCCCGACTGACATTAAAACTCGCGCTTCTGAGTGCCACCTAACAAAAGTCTCTCGCCAGCTTGGGTTAGCCGGAGAGAACCAATTGGCTGTGATTGTTACCAGTCGTCCACCGTCAGCCAGTCTTTGCAATGCCGAGTTGATGTGGCGAGGAGTTGCGTCGGGGTTACGACTGTTGATTTTGGGAGATGCAGAGAAAGGTGGATTCATCAAAACAACTGAGGGCTGAGTCTTGCCAACCAGATAGTCGTTAATCTGTTCCGCGTTTACTGAGAATAGTGGAGTGCCAGGAAACAACCGACGCAGAATCTTACTTCTATCGGGTGCAAGCTCGTTTAGCATCAGACTTGCACTGTGCAGTTTAGCCATTTGTGCCAATAGGCCAGTTCCGGCACTTGGCTCCAGCACCAAATCAGTAGCTTGTATAAATCCTGCTTTGGCTACCAGATAAGCAAGCGGCAGAGGGGTGGAGAATTGCTGAAGCTGTACTGATTCTTCACTACGGCGAGTATGCGTCGGGCAGAGGGCTACTAACTTCTCCAATTCCAATAATACTGTTAGCGGCGGTTCTAATAAAAGCTTGTAACCTTTTTGACGCAGATATAAAATTTGCGCCACTTCCACAGCTTCGTAAGCATCTTTCCACTGCCATGCACCAGACGCGGCAGTGCCTAGAAAGTAGCGATTCATCTGGGAAGAAACAGTTTTCGTAGAGAGAGGGCGATTATCTGTTAAAACTTTTGCAAGCTCTTGGGCAACACTAATAACTGACTGCCCATAATCGATTACTGTTTGCAAATCGAATAAAGAACCTTGAGTGAAAAGTTGCTGTACCATTGCATCACTCACAATATTATTTTTTCACTTTTGCTATGGCGAAGCCTTCCTCTTACTAATAAATGAGGCAATTACCAAGAAGGGGAAAAGGGAAAGGGGGAAGGGGAAAGGGCACAGAATCTAGAACTTTTTCCCACAAGGTAGAAAGCCCACTTCGGCTACGCTCAGTGCATCGCCTGTCCTAATTGTGGAGAACAAAAAAGAAGATTTTTGAGACACGTAGTGCGAGAACTTAGCAGCGTCTTTATTTGGAACAAGAGCTTTTAAGTTATTGGTTCCCTTTCCCCTTCCCCTTTCCCCTTTAACCTTCTTCATTAGCCTCATTTAAACTTTTAAACCTTTCAGATATTTATTCTTCGGTGATCGAACGAGAATTAAAAAGTGAATTAAGCAGTTTTACGCGGTCTACCTGGCTTGCGCTTGCCTGAAGACTTTACATCAGCCTTTTTAGTTTTCGGTGACTTGTTGGCAGCATTGTTAGCTTTGCTTGAACGAGTAGTACGTTTTGGTTGTGGTGAAATTTCTTTAACTGGAGGCAGTAATCTTAATATAGGGAATGAGATAATAACTGCTTCGTTACTTGTGCGATGAACAACTTCATCCTCTAACATCCAAGGATCTGGCAATTTTTCAAAAGTCTGAACTTGTTGTGGTGTGATTACTTGTGATACTGATGGGATTGTAGAAGCCGCTATATTTAGATTGCTAACCGAAACCACATTACTAGCATGAGCAGACGATACAAATAGTCCATTAATGAATTGGAATATAACGAGAGTAACGAATGCCCAAAAGATGACTTCGATTGTCAAAGTGAGTAGAGATTGCATATCCATGATTTTTTCTCAACTAATTATTTGTAATTTTCAATTAATTTACGCAAAGCGTCTTTGAGCTTTGTCCAAATATGAAGCGGATTTGAACATATCCTCTCTTCAAGAGAGGGCTTCACTCTAAATTTAGCGTAGCGTATCTTTGATTTAATCTAACTAAATTCCTTTATTACTTTAAAACTTAGTTACAAAATAAAGTAGGTTTTAGTATTTACCTATTTGAAGATTTAAAGTATTATATTTATAAACTTATTTTCCAAAAATAAACATTGGGTTAAGTCTATGGTTAAGATTTGATTGGTTAGCTAATTCTGGAAATAAAAGATTCTATTCAAACGAAAAATAAAAGTAGTCGTCACAATTAATTGAAAGTATGCCTAGCCCAACTACCGACTTAGTGCGCTCTTACCTCAAAGAAATCGGACGCTACCCTCTGCTAACTCCTGAGCAAGAAATTACAAATGCTAGGCTTGTGCAGCAGATGATGGCGATTGAAGAACAGCGCTCAAATCTCGCACTTCAACTAAACCATCAACCAACCACAAGAGAATTAGCTACCTCGCTTGGGCAAAGCGAAGCTGAAGTACAGTCAATCATTCAACAAGGTCAAAAAGCTAAAGAGAAAATGGTGACAGCTAACCTGCGGTTGGTGGTAGCGATCGCTAAAAAGTACCAGAATCACAATTTAGATTTTCTTGACTTGCTCCAAGAAGGGGCACTGGGACTGCAACGAGGAATCGAAAAGTTCGACCCTAACAAAGGCTACAAACTATCAACCTATGTTTATTGGTGGATTACCCAGTCAATAACACGGGCTGTAGCAGATAAGTCTCGCACTATTCGTTTACCAATTCATATCAACGAGAAATTAAACAAAATCAGGAGAGTACAGCAGCAACTATCTCAATCTTTGGGTCGTCCTCCAGTTGTAGCAGAAATAGCCGAATCCTTAAATGTATTGCCCAATCAAATACGGGAATACCTTCACGTTTCCCGCACTCCAGTCTCGCTAGAAATGCGAGTCGGGGATGAGCGTGAAACTGAACTAGCTGATATTTTACCGATGGATGGTATTTCCCTGGATGAGCAAATAGCTCAAGAGTTTTTACACCAAGACTTGAGCGAGTTGCTGGCATTGCTTAAGCCAAGGCAACGAGAAGTATTGACTTTACGTTTTGGATTGGAAGATAATCAGGAATTGACTTTGAGTCAAGTTGCAAAACGCCTAAATCTTAGTCGAGAAACAATTCGTAAAACTGAACATCTTGCTTTGAAAATTTTGCGCTCTCATCAAAACAAGATTAAAGATTATCTTCTTAATTAAGATTAGCTAAGGGTTGTTGGACTTTAGTTTCATTTATATAAGTCGAACTCGCTACTCCAAAGACTGTAAACAAGTCGCCACTGCTGTTAAAGATGCCTCCAATTGCGGCACTCAGGAGTGCGATCGCGTAGCCAACATGAATCAGTGGCATCGCCTCTGCTTAATCCTTGGCGAAGAACCATGAGATTGTCAGATCAAGTCGCAAGTTACAAGTCGCAAGTATACTTCGCACTGAATCATGGGCTTGAAACAAGGACATTTTATGTCTGGCACTACATCAATTGACATAATTCTTTTTTTTGAAGTGGGCTTGTATTCCACAACTGAAGTTTTTTATCTTACTTGCGACTTGCGACTTGTTTTTGTTACTGTTTCAATCAAATGGTGTATGAATATATTGCTATCTAGAAACTATCCTTATAAATAGAACACCAAAGAAAGAACCGATGCCCAGCAAAACTATTGAAGTCCGAGAGTACACCGTTAGAGCGCACAAGCGGGAAATTCACACTCGCGTTTTCAACTTCGTATGTAAGCAGTGCGAA contains:
- a CDS encoding strawberry notch family protein, giving the protein MSDAMVQQLFTQGSLFDLQTVIDYGQSVISVAQELAKVLTDNRPLSTKTVSSQMNRYFLGTAASGAWQWKDAYEAVEVAQILYLRQKGYKLLLEPPLTVLLELEKLVALCPTHTRRSEESVQLQQFSTPLPLAYLVAKAGFIQATDLVLEPSAGTGLLAQMAKLHSASLMLNELAPDRSKILRRLFPGTPLFSVNAEQINDYLVGKTQPSVVLMNPPFSASPKINSRNPDATPRHINSALQRLADGGRLVTITANWFSPANPSWRETFVRWHSEARVLMSVGVNGKVYSKHGTQIDTRITVIDKVPADNHSDIPCISETLDLPELLALIEQLPKRSLWERSEKVKAAAKAIVVQLPKRITVAQPETVSFLPDDVVVLEYEVIEWSATEGLKDTLYETYRPQRIRIKDALAHPSLLCESAALALVSPPAPTYKPHLPQNIVTQGLLSEAQLESVIYAGQAHCEFLSGSYIVDDSWDNVTVAATGEENAVKFRRGWFLGDGTGAGKGRQCAGIILDNWCQERRKAIWVSKSSALIEDARRDWCALGGSEKDIIDLSNIKLGDPIPFTQGILFCTYSTLRSQKNGKSRLKQIVEWAGKDFEGAIAYDECHSMGNAMAQEGKLGMVAASQQGIIGLRLQNALPGARVVYVSATGATKVSNLSYANRLGLWQTGDFPFTSREDFVESIEGGGIAAMEVVARDLKALGLYLARSLSFEGVEYQTLYIDLTPTQERIYNSYSDAFQVIHNNLEKALEACNISGAKTYNRAAKMSANSQFESHKQRFFNHLLTGMKCPTLIKAIEQDLSLGLAVVIQIVSTNEELLKRRLDEVPASEWKDLNLDLTPREYLMDYLMSAFPVHLHSIHSGVDGEERSEPVFDADGSPVISQEAVALRDALVDKLARLDPIPGALEQLLWHFGNKQVAEVTGRSKRVLKDESGRLFVDSRGGGANIAETAAFMQGDKQILIFSDAGGTGRSYHADLNAVNRRRRSHYLLEAGWRADNAIQGLGRSHRTNQASAPIFRPVTTNVIGERRFISTIARRLDSLGALTRGQRQTGGNGIFEAKDNLESQYAEHALYELFKQIFQGRFYEVSLGTFEQMTGLSLTSHEGGMKIDLPPLRQFLNRLLALRIDMQNIIFERFELLLSQQIEAAIAAGVYEMGVETLRAERFTVESQEAVYTHAQTGSVTNYLKVERTQKNNIRTADEMLEFATQYQGRLMINSKSGNAAVSIPTHSIYDADGGVVPRVLLIRPQKETRVPVQDLESSTWGQVSIDAFTAAWSTEVNELPKFTTDYLHLVTGILLPIWKILPQQNSRVFRLQTSDGQKILGRVVNAHDIQTVREQLGLRNQVLSPEELVSLVLNERYTQQLPGGITLRRSFVANEPRIELVNGISLAERLLAVGCFTEIINWQKRVFIPVSDKAPAILAAVIEILG
- a CDS encoding RpoD/SigA family RNA polymerase sigma factor, whose product is MPSPTTDLVRSYLKEIGRYPLLTPEQEITNARLVQQMMAIEEQRSNLALQLNHQPTTRELATSLGQSEAEVQSIIQQGQKAKEKMVTANLRLVVAIAKKYQNHNLDFLDLLQEGALGLQRGIEKFDPNKGYKLSTYVYWWITQSITRAVADKSRTIRLPIHINEKLNKIRRVQQQLSQSLGRPPVVAEIAESLNVLPNQIREYLHVSRTPVSLEMRVGDERETELADILPMDGISLDEQIAQEFLHQDLSELLALLKPRQREVLTLRFGLEDNQELTLSQVAKRLNLSRETIRKTEHLALKILRSHQNKIKDYLLN